tgccatttacttgctgtttgaccttggacaaatcacttcccctctctgagagAGAAAATGGGTGTGTGAGGGGTTGGGGCCATCAGCACCAAGGAGGCTGTCAAAGATCAGATAGCACAGGTTGAGGATCTAGGACAGGGCCTGGCGTGTAATGAGGGCTCAGAAAGCAGGATTTTTGTTTATGTTATTAGCAGTAGTACaccccagcctgggagggacccaGACAGACACTCCTGCCCCTTGGGACTCTTGCTCCCAACCCTGTTGTTGACCATTATTGTCCCCAGGTGCTCTGTTTGCAGACCCCAGAGGGGTGGGACTCCTCGCACCCATTTCCTTGAAAGGTCAAGACAAACCCTCCATGAAAATAGGATCCACAGGACCCATTGGAGAGGTGCTCCTGCCTCTGTGGTGGGATTTGCCATCATTGATTGGCCTCTCTCACCTCCTGAAACGCCACCATTATTGCTTCACACACACCTCCACCTGTACTACAGTATCGGCCCCTAGTCACTGCACGTGCTGGCTGACCTGAGGATCCAGGGCTCTTTGTCTCTTGCCATCCCAGAAATGGGGAGAGGGACAACTCCTAGGAGACCTGTCCCCCCCCCAGTGCTCTGTACCTTATTGCTTTCTTCTCTAGCAAAAAGCACTTCAAAGAATGTATCAACTTCATCCACTGTTGCCGCCTCAATGGGGGAAACTGCCTTGTGCACTGGTGAGTTaagaggggagtggggggaggggaagtgagaGGCCGTCCTCCGTCCTGAACATGCCCTCATCCTGTGGGGAATGCAGAGCCTGTGATGGACCTTCTCCAGCCTGTCACAGTGCCTGACAGTCCACCATTCGTCTGACAGGCTGATGGAGGACTCAGATCAAGGCTCTGTCTCTTACTAGCTGTATGGCCGTGGCCAGATAGCTATTTCACCCTGAGACTCAAttttctcatccgtaaaatgggaaaaaagaatgtTGACCTGGCGAGCTATTGGGAGGAATAGGTGAGGTCAGGCAGGTAGCCCAGCATCCTCCAGTAGTTCCggctccttctcctcccctctagCCTTTGAGGCAGTAGTACAGGGCAGTGAGGAGCCCCAGGCTGGGAGATGGGACCCCTGAGTTTTCCCAGGGGCCCCTGAACCCTGTTGATTTCATTCATTCCATAACTTCTCACTACGCCTGGCTCAGGGTAGCTCTGCCTGAGCCCCAGCCATAGGGACAGCTCCTCCAGcctgtctctccccctctctcccttcttgctCCAGCTGCACTGGCCATCTCCCCATTCTTCAAGTCCAACAGGATCCCACCCACATGGTCTTTGTACACTGCCCAGAACATTCTTGACAATCCTTACCCGTCTTTCAGGATTCAGCTTGATGTCACTTCCTTGCGAACCCCTTCCCTAATCCTCTGCGTCCCTTCCACTAGATTAATACCTCTTCTTATACAATCTCCTAGCCACTGGACTCATCTTCAAAGCAGTTATCGCCACCTGAAATTGTTTCCCTTGTGAGTGTCTGTCTCCCCCAACCATATTGTAAGCCCCAGGatggcagggaccatgtctgtttTATTCGCCACTATATCTCCAGTACCTGAAAAATCACAGATGATTAGGAAACGTGTACTGAATGATTGAGTGAAGTGATGTTTCACTCAGGCCTTTGATGTGGGTgaatgccaggcagagggaacagcatagaCAAAGGCCTGGATGTGGGAAGACAGGTCCTGGCAGGTTCCTTGCGGTTGGAGCTCAGGAGGCAAGGGTGGGAGAGCTGAAGTGGGGATGGGGTGCCTGGGGGACACGGAGGAGATTGGGCCTTACCTGAAGCCTTGGGGTGGGATGTCCCAGCTTTGCAGGCATCTCCCGAAGCACCACCATCGTGACGGCATATGTGATGACTGTGACAGGACTGAGCTGGCGGGACGTGCTTGAAGCCATCAAGGCCACGCGGCCCATCGCCAACCCCAACCCAGGCTTTAGGCAGCAGCTTGAAGAGTTTGGCTGGGGCAGTTCCCGGAAGgtaggggcaggggcaggggtgggaaacTCTTCTTACTTGAGCTGAGCACTGATTGGAAAGAATTTAGCCTGTGCTTCAGACCTGGCAGAAGATTTTTCTGGGGTCTTGAACTCGTGGCTCTTGAGCTAACCCAGACCCTAGGTTGGACAGCCaggtggtttttttcctttttaacttagGATTTGAATATCCGTGGGCCTGATTATGGACCCTTCAGGTTGGCTAGGTTCCAGCATTGCCTGTTCTGCCTACCAGGAACCTGAAGGCGTTTGAACATTTGGCTCCTCTGGGGAGGAACGTCCAGTCCTTATTCCACCCCTGGGTCCTTGATGAGGCCAAAGCAGTCCCTTCTGTTATGGCCAGTGGGCAGATGGCACATGGAGATGTCGGGGTCTGAGCCGCGCCCTCCCCCACCCGCAAacaagagatgagagagagaagcagTCAGTGCAGGAAGGCAGGCTGATGCCCAGAGACTTGTCTGCAAGGCTGCATTAGGAAAGAGGCAGGCAGGGAAGAGGGCCTGCATGAGTAGGGTTGTTGCGCAGTGTGGGGAGGGGTTAATGTGGTCCCCACTGTGCAGGTGGGGGGGTCACTTTAGTAGGTCTGGAAGATGGAGTGTCAAAGGGGAAGGGGATTCAGGGCGAGGGGAGGGATTCAGAGGGAGGGCGGCTCAGTTGGGATGGAGACCCAGAAGGGAAGCTAAGAGCATGGTCAGGACGGGGAGGGGCTTAGCGAGGTGTGGGAAGCTCGAAGAAGAGCGGAAGCTCTGAGGATTGGGGAGGGGACCGAGCCGGCGGCCCGGCACCGACCCCgactccaccccaccccagcttcgCCGGCAGCTGGAGGAGCGCTTCGGGGAGAGCCCTTTCCGCGACGAGGAGGAGGTGCGCGCGCTGCTGCCGCTGTGCAAGCGCTGCCGGCAGGGTTCTGCGAGCGCGGCCTCTTCCCCCGCGCCCAACTCCTCGGCCTCCGAGGGGACCTTGCAGCGCCTGGTGCCGCGGTCGCCCCGGGAAGCCCACCGGCCGCTGCCGCTGCTGGCGCGCGTCAAACAGACTTTCTCTTGCCTCCCGCGGTGTCTGTCCCGCAAAGGCAGCAAGTGAGGATCCTGCCCCGTCGTGGCGCCCCTCGGCCTCTCGACCGGTCCCCTTCGGGGATTGTCTGCGCCTCCCACGGCCTTCAGGACGGGCCCAGAGCCTGTGGGAGCCCCGCGGGGGCCTGATCCCCGCCCCTGCCCCTCTTCCCGCCTTGCTTGTCTGTGTCCGCAGTCAGCGTGTCCTCCATCTGTGTGTGTGGCTCTGTCTGGGCCGGCCTGCTGCAGCTACCTGGTGCCTTAGTccttgggctgggggagggtgccCCCGGCCCCCCTCCCATTAAAGGcggtgggagtgggagtgggtgggtggggtggttGGATGGGCCTGGAGGATATTAAAGAGACACAGAAGCTGCCTGTCTGATCGCCTCCCAGTCATTCTGTCATTGAGCAAAGGCAGGGCTGCAGGACTCTGCCAGGGGCTGGAGCctgccagaaaaaaagaatgggaggGGGTTTGCATCCCCTAGGGCCTGAGGAGCCTGCCACCCTCCGTGAactgcagtctgcagggctgagTTCCACTTCCCTGACCCTCACCCCTATCTCTCCCTGGAGCCCTGGTCTCCTGAAAAGGCCGCCAGCTCCTCCTTCTCTCTGAACCCCTTTCCCCCTGGCTGAGCTCCTGTCCTCCCTGAGCAccgcccccccacctcctccccagctcccttcctttccctatCCACAAATCTTAGCTAGTAAAGGTATAGTAGTAGTACCTGCCTCATGCCTGACTTTTTACTTGAATGAGTTCACTTACTCCtcggggaggaaactgaggctcagagttgtCAGGCagcttgcccaaggacacacagctagagGGGAGGCTGGGTTTGAACCTAGACAGTCTGTGTCCCATGATGGTTGTTAAGAAGCAGCTCCTTCTGGTCTTGAAGGTTATTGGCAAGGAGGATCCACCCCCAGCTAGTGGGAATGGCCCTCCCCACCTAGAGGTTAAAGGCCAGGGGAGCCACTGTGGAGGGAGGGCCTCAGGGCAGCTCAATAAAGCAGCAGACTGACTCTGAGGATGAACAGGGGTCACCCGAGCTGATTTTTCCTAAACTAAAATTAACTTAGAGTTAAGAGAGATCTGAAATCTCTATCATCTAATAAACACCTGTATGGGGGTTCTTATTATGCACCAAGCACTGTGTCCAGGGCTGTGGGGGAGGCCCAGATTCCAgtattgggggtgggaggatggatgaAATAACCTTCACCTGCTACCCAACCTCCTCCTCTGCATTCATGCAACATGAGttcattgagtacctactgtatgccagccaTTGTACTGGGCACTGAAGACACAGCAGTGAGCAAACCTCTGCCCTGGTGTTGCTGACATTCTAGTGGGAAAGACACtagataaacagataaacaaaagaaaaaatatgtccaggggactttcctggtggcgcagtagttaagattctgcgctcccaatgcaaggggcccaggttccatccctggtgggggaactagatcccacatgcatgccacaactaagagttcaaatgcctcaactaaggagcccacctgctgcaactaagacccagtgaaaccaaataaataaataaatttttttttttaaatgggggggcttccctggtggcacagtggttaagaatccgcctgccagtggacacaggtttgatccctggtctgggaagatcccacatgctgaggagcaactaagccacacgccaaaactactgaagcccccgcgcctagagcccgtgctctgcaacaagagaatccaccttagtgagaagcctgcacaccacaacgaagagtagcccccactcgcagcaactagagaaagcccatgtgcggcaacgaagacccgactcagccaaaaaacaaaaacaaaaaaactccattcCTATCATCTCtaggacaaacaaaaccccttGATCTGATGTTCCAGGTCCTTCATGATGCTCCCCGCCCCCTTCCATTGCTGCTTTTGCCACACTCTGGCTCAATAACAGCAATAATACcactcatttattgagcactcactatgGGCCAGGCAATGTGCCAAACACTTTACCTGCATCTCATTGAATCCCCAAGCAGCCCTGTGAAGTAGCTGGTCAGCTAGCaagtggtggggctgggatttgaatccaggcagtctggctgcggATCCCATCCTTGTCATTACTATGACTCTGCTTACCcccccagaaaaaaatgaagagattgCCTGACACAATCAAGACTCCTGCTTAGATGTAATTATTactcttgtatttatttttttatttttaattttatttttggttgcgttcgatcttcgctgctgcgcacagggtttctctagttgtggcgagcggaggctattcttcgttgtggtgtgcgggtttctcattgcagtggcttctcttgttgtagagcacaggctctaggcgcacgggcttcagtagttgtggcacgtgggctcagtagttgtggcgcatgggcttagttgctccgtgacatgtgggatcttcttggaccagggatcgaacccgtgtcccctgcattggcaggcagattcttaaccattgcaccaccagggaagtcccatactctTGTATTTAATCATATGAACTTTTTTGTGCCCCATCAGAGCCCTACAgctctgagtttgaatcctggctgtgaCTGTAGAAGTGTCAGAGCTGGGTGGCTGCTGCCATATGAGGACAGAGGTGGGGAGCATGAAGCAAGGCCCCGGACAGGTACACATGAGGGACAGTGCTCCCAGCCTCTGGTCAACACCGGCTGGCCATCCAGCTCGGTGCTCCCTGCAGTGAGGGGTGGTTTctccctctcagagcctcagtttccccaggtaCACAGCCAGGGTGGAGCAGTCTGAGCTACTTGACCTCTTTCATATCACAACCCCCCTTTGACAATTTAATGAAAGATACAAACCCTAGAAAAATGCATAGAGATGAAACAATTGCAGACACTTTGGGCGGGTCACGGACCCCACCTGGAATCCATAAACTCCAGGTGCAGCTGTTGGGAGGCAGTGGGGGGCACTGTTCAGGCTCCTGGGCTCTGGGGGCAGAGAGTCCTGGGTTCAGATTCTGGCTCCCCCAggcactagctctgtgacctcagtcCTCTTAACAAAGTAGGTAATTACACTCCTCTCACATGCTGTTGTGAGAACCAACTGAGACACTGCAGGAAAGGCTTCAGCCAGGCCCAGCACCGTGGTGAGCAGTCAGAAAGGGACTCCCaatatttaaggaaatatttcTCCAAGGGTGACCCATGGACCACCTGGATCAGAATCCCATGGGGGGACTTGTTTAAAATGCACGTTCCTGGACTTCTTACCCAGAAAATCTGATTCTTCAGGTCTGGGATGGCGGCTAGGAGTATGCATTTTAAACCAGTCTCTGCCTCCCAATTCTACTGGGAGTTAGTCTGAGAAGCACTATGCTTTTCCCACCTCTACAGTCCAGGTCCTGGAAAGAGACTAAGTTTCCGGTAGGCTGGGAAGAGCAGAAAACAGGTGCAGGGATGGTGCAAGGGACGCCTCTGAGCGCCCTTAGGGGGCCCCCCTCCAGGGATGAGCAGAAACCGGGCTACCCCACCCCGTACCCTTCAGTGGGTCTTGGTGGTGCCTCTAGCTGCCCCCTACGTGAGGACCGACGCCCTCCAGGCCAGGCGACACGGGGAGGGGCGACAGGGCCTCTGGGGAGCAGAAAGGAAAGTGAAACCTCCCGCCCAGACTTTCGCTTTCGCCGCCTCCACGCGCCGTCCAGGTGGCCCCCGCGATCCCCTGTCGCGCTGGGGTCCGGCCGCCGCGCTCCCCAGACCTGGTCCCCGGAGCACTGCGTCCCCGATGGCCGGCGACCCATGGCGGAGGGACGAAGGGAGGGTCCCCGACAGCAGGCGACTCATGGCGGGGGCCGGGGGTCCCCTGCGCCTCCGCGACTGGCTGGTGGCGCAGATCGAGAGCGGGCGCTACGCCGGGCTGCGCTGGGAGGACGCGGGCAAGACCCTCTTCCGCATCCCCTGGAAGCACGCAGCCAAGCAGGGCTACCAGGCGCAGCAGGACGCGGCGCTCTTCAGGGTaagggggcgggggccgggggtcGCCGGCCCGGCCCGGGAGGGCTCTGCGCGCACACGGTCGCAGAGTCCGGAACCGACCCGACACACTGTAACCTCGGGCCACAGGTTCAGCCCTTAACCTCAGTTGTCTCTAGGTTGAGGGTAGTGTTCTCTATACATGGGAGACCCTCCCACACCCTCTTAAAAGAGAATCAGACAAGGGCTGCATAACCtgcaccatccccacccctcagGGGACCTCTCCTGCCTCTCCATGAGGAAATTAGATGCCACCGCCACCGATGGAAATTCCCTCCACTTCCCACCCCTAAACTGTTAACCCCAGCAGCTTCAGGACATTTTCTGTGCTTTCCAACACCAGCCCTTCTCAGGGACCTCCTCCAGGGATGCCCTCCCTTTCCTTGGACACCATTAACTTCCACCAAACTGGCTCTTTCCCACCAAGATTGACACTCTGGAATCTCTCCCATGAGCAATAAGCAACCAACCGCATCCCAGGCCACCGCCACCATCCCAAACACCACAGCCGTCTCCAGCTCCTGTTTCTCTGGCCTCCCCTCTCCTTTCACAGGGTGAAGCACCTAGAAAGGGTCTTCTGGACACCAACTCCCTCactcacaccaccccccccagctcctccccccccccacagtgtggtttctctccctcctgctaaTGTCTctaattgccaaatccaaggatGCCATCACTATCATCTTCTTGGACCCCTGGGTGGGTCTAGTggaccctccctcctccttgaaaCAGTCTCACTTGGTTTCCAgaatctgtgtcccctccccactccagcccTGACCTCTTTTCCTCCTACCTTCTGGCCCCTGCTTCTGAGCCTCCATCCCTTCTTCTCCTCTTTTGGGGCTCTCAGCACTCTCTCCTGGACCTCCCTCCTCACGTCCCACTCTCCCCTTCCACAGCCTCAGTGTGGAGCCCAACGGTTCCCAGCCTCCCATCCAAGCCCCAAGCCTGCTGGTCTGACAGCCCAGACCTCTCAAACTCAGCACCTCCTAATACCACACTCGTCAGCTCCCTCCTACAAACGTCTGTATTTCCCAAAATGGAAGATGGCACCGATCGCCACCGAGACCCCAGAGCTAGGCACCTGAACCCTGGCCGCTTCCCTCTCCTGCAATCTCATTCTAATCCATTTCCAAGGCCTTTGGCTCTTACTGCAGAACTGCTCTTTCATCCATCTACGTGGACCCATTCCCACCATCTCTCACCAGGATAACTGAATGCCCTGCTTTCCCATCCCTCAGCTCTCCCCTCAGTCCTCCAGAGGGATATTTCTAAATGTAAATCTTGCCTTGGCACTCCCCTACTCAGaatccttccatggctccccattaCTCTTGTGATAAAGTCCCAACTCCTTACCAGGACCTCAAAGCCCTGCATGAACTGctcctccctggcctctgtcCATCTCTCTCCACTCCTTCCCCAACTTTAGACCCAGCCAGACAGTTCTTTCAGTCTCCAAATGCTTCCTGTCTCTCTCACCGTGAGACCTTTGTACATTCTGTTCCCCCTGCCTGGAACACCCTCTCTTCTTCACCTTCACTGGCCAACTCCCATCATGCTCAGCTTAAACATCTCTTACTAAAGACAAGCCTTCCCTGATGCCTTCATTTGCTTAATGCATTTATGAAGCTCTCAGTGCTTCTCCCCAGTCATCCCTGATTCCTTCTGCTTCCGCCATTGAACAGCTTTCCCTATGAATTATGAGTGCCTTGTATGAGCCTGCCTCCTCCACCTGCCCATGGGTGGTGACcttgagcacagtgcctggcccacagaaGACTGGTTCAGTAAGTGTTGAACAGGTGGTTACCTGGCCTGCTCCTTAAGGCTACGTGCTGTTCAGAAGTGGGAGATTCTGGAGACTGGCCCTCCCTGTCCCTCTTTGGAGCTGCTTTGACCCATCCCTCAACCCACCACTGACACACGTGACTCCCTGGCTTCAGGCCCTCCTGGTGCCTCAAAGTCCACGGGATAAAGCTTGGCCTTCGAGGACATTCATGATCCAGCTTCAATCTGTCttcttccttaattcctcttcccctccctccaccacatacagttgatcctcattattcacagattccatATTTACAAATCCTCTTACTCGCTAAAATTATATGTAATCGCAAAAGCGATATTCAAGGCACTTTTGCAGCCATTCACAGACATGCAcaggatggcaaaaaaaaaattgtcaccaACATgcatgttcccagctgaggttgaGCAAGGTGACAACTCTAGTTTCAGCTCTTCTACTGTAAACAGGTGTCCTTTCGCAGACAATATTTAGTCCAcgttttgaatatttttgtgctttttgttggtgatttcactgtttaaaatgaccCCCAAGCTTGCACAGTGTTGAAGCGCTGTCAGTATTCCTGAGCACAGCAAGGCTGTGACATCCGTAAGTTTCTTTCAGACGTGAGTTACAGTGTTGTTGGCCATGAGTTCACTGTTAATGAATGAACAGTTTATATTAAATAAGGCGTCCTTCAACAGAAACACTCATAGAACAAGGTTAGGTATTGACCAGTTGATGAAAATGGGGTGACCAGAGGCTCGCAGGAACCTAGCCTTGTATTTCCCTTAGGAGTGATGGTTCAGTGTTTGCTAACTCAGAGGTTGTGTAAATTTTATAGAACACAACTACCATGAATAACAAGAATCAACAGTACACATATCCTCAGATGCACACGTCAGCTCCAGTCACTCCAGGCTGCTCACTGTCCCCCGCGTGCATCATGCGCTTCCGTGCCTTTGCTGAAGCTGTTCCCCCTGCCGGGAACGTCACTCCACCTGGCAACTTCCTATTTATCCTTCGAGGCCCAATttgattcattcaacagatatttagtgagcatctcctgtgtgccaggcaccacttTAAATGCTTAGGGGCACAGCAGTGTCCCCAAAGATCCCTCTCTCATCATGGTGATAACACCCTGTGCCTTGAGCCCAGGTTACCTTTGAGTTAGAGCATCCTTAACGTAATGAGTAAGTACTGCAATAAATAagcactgtgtgccaggtgctgtgctaagcaCATTACATAGACCGTTCATCTTACACTCGCCACGACCAGGTGAGGTTAGGTATTACTGGCACAGTTTACAGACAACAAAACCAAGCCTTAAAGGTCTCACCACTGGCAAGAGACACCAACAAAGGAACTGTGGCTTTTCAGTCTGGTGTCCCACTAAGCCTGGGATCTCCGAGAGCAATGACTGAGTGTGATTTATCAGTTAaatcccccgccccccatccctgAAAGTGAGCAATGCGAACAAGACATCTCCTACTGTCCTCCCCTTTGACTACTGtgctccagcctcactggccTTCCTTGAATCTCTCCCACCCCAGGACCTCTGCGcttgctgttccttctacctAGTACAGCCTTCCCCCCAGCTCTTTGTCCGACTCCATCCTTCTTTTCAATCAGGCTTCAGCCCAAATGCCACTTCCTCCAagaggccttttctttttttttttttttaataaatttatttatttatttatttatttttggctgcgttgggtcctcgtttctgtgcgagggctttctccagttgcggagagcgggggccactcttcatcgcggtgcgcgggcctctcactgtcgcagcctctctcgttgcggagcgcaggctcagtagttgtggctcacgggcctagccgttccacggcatgtgggatcttcccggaccggggcacgaacccgtgtcccctgcattggcaggcggattcttaaccactgcgccaccagggaagcccctaaccactgagccaccagggaagccccaagaggccTTTTCTGATCACCCTCTCTAAA
This DNA window, taken from Balaenoptera ricei isolate mBalRic1 chromosome 15, mBalRic1.hap2, whole genome shotgun sequence, encodes the following:
- the DUSP15 gene encoding dual specificity protein phosphatase 15, which produces MGNGMTKVLPGLYLGNFIDAKDTDQLGRNKITHIISIHESPQPLLQDITYLRISVADAPEVPIKKHFKECINFIHCCRLNGGNCLVHCFAGISRSTTIVTAYVMTVTGLSWRDVLEAIKATRPIANPNPGFRQQLEEFGWGSSRKLRRQLEERFGESPFRDEEEVRALLPLCKRCRQGSASAASSPAPNSSASEGTLQRLVPRSPREAHRPLPLLARVKQTFSCLPRCLSRKGSK